In Hasllibacter sp. MH4015, the following proteins share a genomic window:
- a CDS encoding precorrin-2 C(20)-methyltransferase, translated as MSVGTVYGVGLGPGDPELMSVKADRLVRGARHVAFFRKAGRYGQARRLVDGMLHAEAAEVAMEYPVTTEIPLSDPRYNEILSGFYEDSTARVLECARAGEDVVVLCEGDPFFYGSFMHLYTRLKDVVPVEVVPGITGMSAAWTATGAPITWGDDVLSVLTGTHTEEELTRQMGCADALVVMKLGRTLDKVRRALKAAGKYKQAWLIENAAMPEQSVMRLAEAEGRVAPYFSIVVVHGQGRRP; from the coding sequence ATGAGCGTCGGCACCGTCTACGGCGTCGGCCTCGGCCCCGGCGATCCGGAGCTGATGAGCGTGAAGGCCGACCGGCTGGTGCGCGGCGCAAGGCACGTCGCCTTCTTTCGCAAGGCCGGGCGCTATGGTCAGGCACGGCGATTGGTGGACGGGATGTTGCACGCGGAGGCGGCGGAAGTGGCGATGGAATATCCCGTCACCACGGAAATCCCGCTCAGCGACCCGCGTTACAACGAAATCCTGTCGGGCTTCTACGAAGACAGCACGGCGCGGGTGTTGGAATGCGCGCGGGCGGGGGAGGACGTGGTAGTGCTCTGCGAGGGCGATCCGTTCTTCTATGGCTCCTTCATGCATCTATACACGCGGCTCAAGGACGTGGTGCCGGTGGAGGTTGTGCCGGGGATCACCGGCATGTCGGCGGCGTGGACGGCCACGGGCGCGCCGATCACTTGGGGCGATGACGTCCTGAGCGTGCTGACCGGCACCCATACCGAAGAAGAGCTGACGCGGCAGATGGGCTGCGCCGACGCGCTGGTGGTGATGAAACTGGGCCGGACGCTGGACAAGGTGCGCCGGGCGCTGAAGGCGGCGGGCAAGTACAAGCAGGCGTGGCTGATCGAGAATGCCGCCATGCCGGAGCAATCGGTGATGCGCTTGGCCGAAGCCGAGGGCCGGGTCGCGCCCTACTTCTCCATCGTCGTGGTCCACGGGCAGGGACGCCGACCATGA
- a CDS encoding cobalt-precorrin-6A reductase: MIVTHGASAITPNLLILGGTTEATALCRALADTGLTGTVSFAGRVDRPVRQPLPQRVGGFGGVQGLADYLKAKKITHLIDATHPFASQMSRNAVEAALLTDTPLIALTRAPWAAQDGDNWRHVPDIAAAVAALDRPACNVLLAVGRMHLDDFAPNPQHHYLLRLVDPPKTPPPFPRHDVIVDRGPFREDSDRELMEAHEIDLVVSKNSGGTGAYAKIAAARALGLPVVMIDRPALPDRREAFDVAEVMDWLSHPGTERGV; the protein is encoded by the coding sequence ATGATCGTCACCCACGGAGCGTCAGCCATCACACCGAACCTCCTGATCCTGGGCGGCACGACCGAGGCGACGGCGCTTTGCCGTGCTCTCGCCGACACGGGCCTGACCGGCACGGTATCCTTCGCGGGCCGCGTGGACCGCCCGGTGCGGCAGCCCCTGCCCCAGCGGGTCGGCGGCTTCGGCGGGGTGCAGGGCCTTGCGGACTACCTGAAAGCCAAGAAGATCACGCATCTGATCGACGCCACCCACCCTTTCGCCAGCCAGATGAGCCGGAATGCGGTGGAGGCCGCGCTGCTGACCGACACGCCCCTGATCGCGTTGACCCGCGCGCCGTGGGCGGCGCAAGACGGGGACAACTGGCGCCATGTGCCGGATATCGCCGCTGCCGTGGCGGCGCTCGACCGCCCCGCCTGCAATGTCTTGCTTGCCGTGGGCCGGATGCATCTGGATGATTTCGCACCCAATCCGCAGCATCACTACCTTCTGCGCCTTGTCGATCCGCCGAAAACGCCGCCGCCCTTCCCCCGCCACGACGTCATCGTGGATCGTGGACCGTTCCGCGAAGACAGTGACCGCGAATTGATGGAGGCGCACGAGATCGACCTGGTCGTGTCCAAGAATTCCGGCGGGACCGGCGCTTACGCCAAGATCGCCGCCGCCCGCGCGCTTGGCCTTCCGGTCGTCATGATCGACCGACCCGCCCTTCCCGACCGGCGAGAGGCCTTCGACGTGGCCGAGGTGATGGACTGGCTCTCTCATCCCGGCACCGAGCGCGGCGTGTAA
- the cobJ gene encoding precorrin-3B C(17)-methyltransferase, with translation MSGRVVIAGLGPGAEALVTPEVTAALAEATDIVGYIPYVARVPDRAGLIKHASDNRVELDRAQDALRMASDGKRVVVVSSGDPGVFAMASAVFEAVEGGLREWRDLQIDVLPGITAMLAASARVGAPLGHDFCAINLSDNLKPWVLIEKRLRLAAEADFAMGFYNPRSKARPEGFARVLEVLREACGDDRPMIFARAVSTPDEAIRVVPLTQATPEMADMRTMVLIGSSRTRIIDRDGAPFVYTPRSVPG, from the coding sequence ATGAGCGGGCGGGTCGTCATCGCGGGTCTGGGGCCGGGGGCGGAGGCGCTTGTCACGCCCGAGGTCACAGCGGCGCTAGCCGAGGCCACGGATATCGTAGGCTACATTCCCTACGTCGCGCGGGTCCCGGACCGGGCGGGGCTGATCAAACATGCCTCCGACAACCGCGTGGAGCTGGACCGCGCGCAGGACGCTTTGCGCATGGCGTCGGATGGCAAGCGCGTCGTCGTCGTCTCCTCCGGCGATCCGGGGGTCTTCGCGATGGCGTCCGCCGTCTTCGAAGCGGTGGAGGGCGGGCTGCGCGAGTGGCGGGATTTGCAGATCGACGTGTTGCCGGGGATCACGGCGATGCTGGCCGCCTCTGCCCGGGTCGGCGCGCCCCTGGGTCACGATTTCTGCGCCATCAACCTCAGCGACAATCTCAAGCCCTGGGTTCTTATAGAAAAACGTCTGCGACTGGCGGCGGAGGCGGATTTCGCCATGGGTTTCTACAATCCCCGCTCCAAGGCGCGGCCCGAAGGCTTCGCGCGGGTGTTGGAGGTCTTGCGGGAGGCGTGCGGCGATGACCGGCCGATGATTTTCGCGCGCGCGGTCTCCACCCCCGACGAGGCGATCCGGGTGGTGCCGCTGACGCAAGCCACGCCCGAGATGGCCGATATGCGCACCATGGTCCTGATCGGGTCGTCGCGCACCCGGATCATCGACCGCGACGGCGCGCCGTTCGTTTACACGCCGCGCTCGGTGCCGGGATGA
- the cobG gene encoding precorrin-3B synthase: MSAPRIKGWCPGAYRPMESGDGLVVRVRPFAGEMRADQVLGLCDLAERYGSGMIDVTRRANVQVRGVAEADHRALLDGLAGLDLLDDDPAMEMRRNILVTPFRAPGDLSCRLVEALTEALPRLPELPAKVGYGVDTGAARVLADDAADIRFERGAEGGLILRLDGKDRGWAIAEDRASEALIEVVRWFADRITPDARRMARVVALHTPPADWTATEPAPKAAPAQPGMGDHGTLLGVPLGRCHAVDLRGLMEGSGATGLRVTPWRMLLLVTRTMPDHPAFLSRADDPLLRVDACPGAPYCPSASVETRALARALAPDAPGTLHISGCSKGCARPAPADVALVGRNGAFDLVRKGCAWDEPLIRGLAPTETKARLRTI, translated from the coding sequence ATGAGCGCGCCCCGCATCAAGGGGTGGTGTCCGGGTGCGTACCGCCCGATGGAATCGGGCGACGGGTTGGTGGTCCGCGTGCGGCCCTTCGCGGGGGAAATGCGTGCCGATCAGGTGCTGGGTCTGTGTGATCTGGCGGAGCGCTATGGCTCCGGCATGATCGACGTGACGCGCCGGGCGAATGTGCAGGTGCGCGGCGTGGCGGAGGCCGACCACCGGGCGCTGCTGGACGGTCTTGCGGGCCTTGACCTGCTGGACGACGATCCGGCGATGGAGATGCGCCGCAACATCCTCGTCACGCCGTTTCGCGCGCCGGGTGATCTGTCTTGCCGGCTTGTCGAGGCATTGACGGAGGCCCTGCCTCGCCTGCCGGAACTGCCCGCGAAGGTGGGATACGGCGTCGATACTGGTGCGGCGCGGGTTCTGGCAGACGATGCGGCGGATATCCGGTTTGAGCGCGGCGCGGAGGGCGGTCTGATCCTGCGCCTCGACGGTAAGGACCGGGGATGGGCCATTGCGGAGGACCGGGCGTCGGAGGCGTTGATCGAGGTCGTCCGTTGGTTCGCGGATCGCATCACGCCGGATGCGCGGCGCATGGCGCGGGTCGTGGCATTGCATACGCCGCCTGCGGACTGGACGGCGACGGAGCCCGCCCCGAAAGCCGCGCCTGCGCAGCCCGGAATGGGCGATCACGGAACGCTGCTTGGCGTCCCGCTCGGGCGATGTCACGCCGTGGATTTGCGGGGGCTGATGGAGGGGAGCGGCGCGACAGGCCTGCGCGTCACGCCGTGGCGGATGCTGCTGCTTGTCACCCGAACAATGCCCGACCATCCCGCTTTCCTCAGCCGCGCCGACGATCCTCTTCTCCGCGTCGATGCCTGCCCCGGCGCGCCCTATTGCCCGTCGGCCAGCGTGGAAACCCGCGCCTTGGCCCGCGCACTTGCGCCGGATGCGCCCGGCACGCTCCACATTTCGGGCTGTTCGAAGGGCTGCGCGCGGCCCGCGCCCGCCGACGTCGCGCTTGTGGGGCGAAACGGCGCGTTCGACCTTGTTCGCAAGGGATGCGCGTGGGATGAACCGCTGATCCGGGGTCTCGCCCCGACTGAGACGAAAGCGCGGCTCCGAACGATATGA
- a CDS encoding precorrin-8X methylmutase, which translates to MTYTYETDGAAIYKQSFATIRAEADLARFDADEEQVAVRMIHAAGMVGLERHVHFSPGFVPAARGALEAGAPILCDAHMVSEGVTRFRLPAQNEVICTLRADGVPEMAKKMGTTRSAAALELWRPHLDGALVAIGNAPTALFHLLNMLEDPNCPRPAAIIGCPVGFVGAVESKDALWADQPVPSVIVQGRLGGSAITVAAINAIASRAE; encoded by the coding sequence ATGACCTATACCTACGAGACCGATGGCGCGGCCATCTACAAGCAGAGCTTCGCCACGATAAGGGCAGAGGCCGACTTGGCCCGATTCGACGCCGATGAGGAACAAGTGGCCGTGCGCATGATCCATGCCGCCGGCATGGTCGGGCTGGAGCGGCATGTCCACTTCTCCCCCGGTTTCGTGCCCGCCGCGCGCGGTGCGCTGGAGGCCGGCGCGCCGATCCTGTGCGATGCCCATATGGTCAGCGAGGGCGTGACGCGGTTCCGCCTGCCCGCGCAAAACGAGGTGATCTGCACCTTGCGCGCCGACGGCGTGCCGGAGATGGCGAAGAAGATGGGCACGACGCGGTCCGCGGCGGCGCTGGAATTGTGGCGCCCGCATCTGGATGGCGCGCTGGTGGCCATCGGCAATGCACCCACGGCGCTATTTCATCTGCTCAACATGCTGGAAGATCCGAATTGCCCGCGCCCCGCCGCGATCATCGGCTGCCCCGTGGGGTTCGTCGGGGCCGTGGAATCGAAAGACGCGCTCTGGGCCGACCAACCCGTGCCAAGCGTCATCGTGCAGGGCCGTCTGGGCGGCAGCGCGATCACGGTCGCTGCAATCAACGCCATCGCGAGCCGCGCGGAATGA
- the cobN gene encoding cobaltochelatase subunit CobN, producing the protein MHVIFRESHGLDDTETPQDLAQTPADLVVLSLSDSDLGAFAAGWHRANGALPSLRLANIVGLKHPLSVDTYVEQTLQGAKGILIRLIGGVPYWPYGLQQIEALARAKGIALAVLPADGREDQRLDEMSTLPVSTLRRLQHLCDAGGAVAAQAALQQMALASGLYAGPVAGAKGLPQVGGWTPEDGVCCPVLAGSGEKPLILVTFYRSFLVAADLAPISALFDALRAQGFEVMGLFAPSLKAPGAAEWMTRQVAHLAPASIVNATSFSGKGSAGVSPLDAGDVPVFQVALATSTREAWAEAERGLSPADLAMHVVLPEVDGRIFAGVASFKEPQPRDDDLQFARFVHRAERDRVAAVARRVAAWHRLGTSAPKEKRLALVLSTYPGQDWNLAHAVGLDAIASADAILSDLAETGHDATGTVTGEDLQGARLVWPMAAYKSALSRLPREMKDALAAAWGKAEDDADATEEGIALPILKRGSTWVALQPERGSPQLRDDEYHDLARVPRHGYVAFYLWMQENADALIHIGAHGTLEWLPGKAVALSGTCWPDVLTGDLPVIYPFIVNDPGEAAQAKRRIGAVTLGHVPPPMKASHTPLRLVRLEALLDEFSNADGLDPKRRDRLQDDIRAEAQSLGVEQDLGLDTAACSAEAITRIDRFVCDVKDSQFGDGLHIWGRPEIGQDAFDSVPSATSERQALLDALNGKRIAAGPSGSPYRGRMDVLPTGRNLFTTDPRSVPSRAAFAQGQVLAAELVRRHLQDEGDYPKGLIVDLWGSATMRTAGEEFAMALALLGVRPVWDEGSERVSGTEVLPIAELDHPRIDVTLRVSGLFRDVFPTLSALFGQAIRALAARDEAPDWNPYVGRDDLARVYGPAPGSFGLGMGAMLGDYSDAARHAAGEAWLNASAWAVDGEAITKDEAGIRARVAGADSFVHLQDLPETDLLLASDYATHEAGFAAAQKVVGGRATLYHLDNTDPIKPQARGLREEIARVVQARAANPDWIAGMRRHGFRGGAEIAATLEHMAAFAHLAGVVAPHLFDAYHAATLGDADVTAFLAAENPQALDAMRARFAALYEAGLWNTRRNSVLADLQVAE; encoded by the coding sequence ATGCACGTCATCTTCCGCGAAAGTCACGGTCTAGACGATACTGAAACGCCGCAGGATCTGGCGCAGACGCCGGCCGATCTTGTGGTGTTGTCGCTGTCGGATTCCGACCTCGGGGCTTTTGCGGCGGGGTGGCACAGGGCGAACGGCGCGCTGCCGTCCTTGCGGTTGGCCAATATCGTGGGCCTCAAACATCCGCTGTCGGTCGATACCTATGTGGAACAGACGCTTCAGGGCGCTAAGGGCATCCTGATCCGCCTGATCGGCGGTGTGCCCTATTGGCCCTATGGCTTGCAGCAGATCGAGGCTCTGGCACGCGCGAAGGGGATCGCGCTGGCCGTGCTGCCCGCCGATGGACGCGAAGATCAGCGGCTCGACGAGATGTCCACACTTCCAGTCTCGACCCTTCGCCGGTTGCAACATCTGTGCGATGCGGGCGGGGCGGTCGCGGCGCAGGCGGCGCTGCAGCAGATGGCGCTCGCCTCGGGCCTCTATGCCGGGCCGGTTGCGGGGGCCAAGGGCCTGCCGCAGGTGGGCGGCTGGACGCCGGAGGACGGGGTATGCTGCCCGGTTCTGGCCGGATCGGGGGAGAAACCACTGATCCTCGTGACCTTCTATCGCTCGTTTCTCGTCGCCGCCGACCTCGCCCCGATTTCCGCCCTGTTCGATGCACTCCGCGCACAGGGGTTCGAGGTAATGGGCCTCTTCGCGCCGTCCCTGAAAGCACCCGGTGCGGCGGAATGGATGACACGGCAGGTCGCGCATCTGGCGCCTGCTTCCATCGTCAACGCCACCTCCTTCTCCGGCAAGGGCAGCGCGGGGGTTTCGCCTTTGGATGCAGGTGACGTGCCGGTGTTCCAGGTGGCTTTGGCCACCTCCACACGCGAGGCTTGGGCAGAGGCGGAGCGGGGCCTGTCGCCCGCCGATCTGGCCATGCATGTGGTCCTGCCGGAGGTCGACGGGCGCATTTTCGCGGGGGTCGCGTCGTTCAAGGAGCCGCAGCCGCGCGACGACGATCTGCAATTCGCGCGCTTCGTGCATAGGGCGGAACGGGACCGGGTGGCGGCCGTCGCCCGCCGGGTCGCCGCGTGGCACAGGCTGGGGACCTCCGCGCCCAAGGAAAAACGGCTGGCCTTGGTTCTATCGACCTATCCGGGGCAGGACTGGAACCTTGCCCACGCGGTGGGTCTGGATGCCATCGCCTCGGCGGATGCGATCTTGAGCGATCTGGCGGAGACCGGGCATGACGCAACGGGTACGGTTACAGGGGAAGATTTGCAGGGCGCGCGGCTGGTCTGGCCGATGGCGGCATACAAATCCGCGCTCAGCCGCTTGCCGCGAGAGATGAAGGACGCGCTTGCCGCCGCGTGGGGCAAGGCGGAGGACGACGCGGACGCGACGGAGGAGGGGATTGCCCTGCCGATCCTGAAGCGCGGATCGACCTGGGTCGCGCTCCAGCCCGAACGGGGCAGTCCCCAACTGCGGGACGACGAGTATCACGATCTGGCCCGCGTCCCGCGCCACGGCTACGTCGCCTTCTACCTCTGGATGCAGGAAAACGCCGACGCCCTGATCCATATCGGCGCGCACGGAACGCTGGAATGGCTGCCGGGCAAAGCGGTGGCCCTGTCGGGAACGTGCTGGCCTGACGTACTGACCGGCGATCTGCCTGTCATTTACCCCTTCATCGTGAACGACCCCGGCGAGGCCGCGCAGGCCAAGCGGCGGATCGGGGCGGTGACGCTTGGCCATGTCCCGCCGCCGATGAAAGCGTCTCACACGCCGCTGCGATTGGTGCGTCTGGAGGCGCTGCTGGACGAGTTTTCCAACGCCGATGGCCTTGACCCCAAACGCCGCGACCGATTGCAGGACGACATTCGGGCGGAGGCGCAGAGCCTTGGGGTGGAGCAGGATCTGGGCCTCGACACTGCCGCATGTTCGGCTGAGGCGATCACCCGCATCGACCGGTTTGTCTGCGACGTGAAGGACAGCCAGTTCGGCGACGGCCTGCATATCTGGGGACGGCCCGAGATCGGGCAGGACGCCTTTGACAGCGTGCCGTCGGCCACCTCCGAACGGCAGGCGCTGCTGGACGCCCTGAATGGCAAGCGTATCGCCGCTGGCCCCTCCGGCTCCCCCTATCGCGGGCGGATGGACGTGTTGCCGACGGGGCGGAACCTTTTCACCACCGACCCGCGCAGCGTGCCGTCGCGGGCCGCTTTCGCGCAAGGTCAAGTATTGGCCGCCGAATTGGTGCGCCGTCATTTGCAGGATGAGGGCGATTATCCCAAGGGCCTGATCGTCGACCTCTGGGGATCGGCCACGATGCGCACGGCGGGCGAAGAATTCGCCATGGCTTTGGCCCTTCTGGGGGTGCGGCCGGTTTGGGACGAAGGCTCCGAACGGGTGTCGGGAACCGAAGTACTGCCGATTGCCGAGCTGGATCACCCGCGCATCGACGTGACCCTGCGGGTTTCGGGCCTGTTCCGGGATGTCTTCCCGACGCTGTCGGCCCTGTTTGGCCAAGCGATCCGCGCGCTGGCGGCAAGGGATGAGGCGCCCGATTGGAACCCCTATGTGGGCCGCGACGACCTGGCCCGCGTCTATGGCCCCGCGCCGGGCAGCTTCGGGCTCGGCATGGGGGCGATGTTGGGCGACTATTCCGACGCCGCGCGCCATGCGGCCGGCGAGGCGTGGCTGAATGCCAGCGCCTGGGCCGTTGACGGGGAGGCGATCACGAAGGACGAGGCCGGCATCCGCGCCCGCGTCGCCGGGGCGGACAGCTTCGTCCACCTTCAGGACCTGCCGGAAACCGATCTGCTTCTGGCATCGGACTACGCGACGCACGAGGCCGGGTTCGCCGCCGCGCAAAAGGTCGTGGGGGGGCGGGCCACGCTCTATCACCTCGACAATACCGACCCCATCAAGCCGCAGGCGCGTGGATTGAGGGAGGAGATCGCCCGCGTCGTGCAGGCCCGCGCCGCCAATCCCGACTGGATCGCCGGGATGCGCCGCCACGGGTTTCGCGGCGGGGCGGAGATTGCGGCGACGCTCGAACACATGGCGGCCTTCGCGCATCTCGCCGGTGTCGTGGCCCCGCATCTGTTCGACGCCTACCACGCGGCGACCTTGGGCGACGCGGACGTGACGGCCTTTCTTGCGGCGGAGAACCCGCAGGCGCTTGACGCGATGCGCGCACGGTTCGCGGCGCTCTATGAGGCGGGCCTCTGGAACACCCGGCGAAATTCCGTGCTGGCGGATTTGCAGGTCGCGGAATGA